The Candidatus Abyssobacteria bacterium SURF_5 genomic sequence TAGCAAGGACTTCCTCAGTATCATGCAGTCTATTCTTGAGTTTGCAGGGTTTCTTGTGGAGACTTCGGAGGATGCCGAAGAGGCTCTGGATCAGATACAGAAGCTTCAGTATGATTTGCTGGTGCTGGGCGTGGTTATGCCGAGGGTAGATGGTATAAGACTGCTTCACATGGTGAGAAACAGCAAACAATATGCGGCGGTTCCAGTGATATTTATCACCGGCGCCTCGAATAAAAAGGTGATGGAAACGCACCTGAGGGAGACGGACACCAAAGCGGAGGGTTACATACGCAAACCTTTCAAAAACAAGGCATTTCTGGAGATGCTTACGGCTCTGCTAGGGAAGCCAAAAGAGGGCGGCGCGCAGTATAACTAGCAGCATCAAAGAGGAGAGGGATGCAAGATGAAGTTTTTGAAATGGCTGTTCGGACCGAATCAGGAAGGAAAGAACGAAAAATACGAAAAGATGCCGAATTTCAAGAAGATTTTCGCTTCGTTGCCCGATATAGTAAAGGCAACCGCAATTCCGCCGGATGATTCCAAGAGGGAGAATGACGCTACTGCTCAGGAACGTGATGCAGCAAGATGTGTTGCGGAAGATGAAGCAAGAGCGGCAGTCTCAAAAGATAAAGTCCAGGATGTTTATATCAGGATTCAGACAGCCATGAATAGAAACAAGGAAATTATATGGCTTCTCCAAACCGACAGAGAGATTTCACATAAATCCCTGAATGACCTGCTTCAAACCTATCGGAAAATGAAGGACAGCGACTCGTACAAGGGAATGTCGGTAAATTATGGGTCCGCGGGAGAGTTGCATGAGATTTCTTCTTTGAACGAGCGGGACCTGGAGGGGCTTGCCCAGAAGCTGGAAGGCAAAAAGAATGCGGGAGCGAAAGCCTTCGCGACAGAAAGATAGAGGCGAAATTATTGGCAAACGCGAGACCGATGACTTCGATAATCGCGCCGTTGAAGGCGCTTCTGCGCAAAGTGAGGGCGCTGCTGAATAATGTAAATGCAAAAGATGAATGCGGCAGGACGGCGCTCATGAAGGCGGCTTACAATGGCAGTGCCGACGCTGTAAAGGCGTTATTAAATAACGGGGCCGATGTGAATGCGCGAGATCCCTGGGATGTGACCGCTTTGACCATGGCGACCGCCCAGGGGCGCAATGAGATTGTACAGCTTCTTAAGAAGGCCGGGGCCAAGAAATAGGCTGCAAGTCATTCCGCACCGGCGCGGCCTACCGGCGGTGTCATGTTTTTCACCGCCCCTGATGCGCACCCTTAATTTGTGAAATTCTCCTCCCAAATCTCTGCACTAAACCAAATGTAAGCCGCGGCTACGCCGGTTTCGGCCGGCTATTTCATTTGGAGGCTCCATGCCTTCGGGGATTTTTCTGATTTGCCAGACGCCGGCGACTTCGGCGACGGACTCGCCGTTTTCGTCCTTCAATTGCAGGCTGAGCTCGTAATCGGCCTTCCCGATTTTTTCGGCCTCGGCCTGTAGTCTTATTGCTTCCTGCTCGGACATGGTGACTTCCATGGTCACGTCGGTGGTGGCCGGCCGCCGGAATCGGATACGCACTTCCTTGACGATGGGAAAGAATTTCGAGAAATCCATGCTGACGAGATGGATGGCGCCGCCGGCGAATTCGCCGAGCGTGAAGAGCGAGCCGGCGTACATGATTCCGACGTGGTTGGTGTTGCCTTCGAGGGGCATGAGCGCTTTTGCATAGCGATCGCGCAACTCGAGGATTTTGAGGCCGGTGCGTTCGATGCCGGAG encodes the following:
- a CDS encoding PaaI family thioesterase encodes the protein MAIASVSGIERTGLKILELRDRYAKALMPLEGNTNHVGIMYAGSLFTLGEFAGGAIHLVSMDFSKFFPIVKEVRIRFRRPATTDVTMEVTMSEQEAIRLQAEAEKIGKADYELSLQLKDENGESVAEVAGVWQIRKIPEGMEPPNEIAGRNRRSRGLHLV
- a CDS encoding response regulator, with translation MLVENSKKRIFVADDSKDFLSIMQSILEFAGFLVETSEDAEEALDQIQKLQYDLLVLGVVMPRVDGIRLLHMVRNSKQYAAVPVIFITGASNKKVMETHLRETDTKAEGYIRKPFKNKAFLEMLTALLGKPKEGGAQYN
- a CDS encoding ankyrin repeat domain-containing protein, with amino-acid sequence MTSIIAPLKALLRKVRALLNNVNAKDECGRTALMKAAYNGSADAVKALLNNGADVNARDPWDVTALTMATAQGRNEIVQLLKKAGAKK